Proteins from a genomic interval of Pseudodesulfovibrio nedwellii:
- a CDS encoding phosphatidylserine decarboxylase has protein sequence MKNSFRILSFVFAFTIFASISTISIAAQKVAVPDDCPCKRSITNLIEAYSNDKVFKVLIDEAFKNMQPLPEGYMKGGNPWIGKSFADLIPFFVEWSSFLPEAKGSSDNGLKYIEQMDVFAYKNPFGRAAFQTSPGVEIFDLFVRERGEFLSSKASTKNVAKWLADIRIEKEEYVLPDPTAADGGFKSYNEFFSRKFKDINKVRPQTMPDRDYVISSPTDAIMNPIPVTIVDGSTQLRTKGTQELNIKELLAGSRYWNKFVGGTALSCILMPNTYHYYHAPVGGKVLETRLVDGALIGMEDFPKFAPADGNVGAHGASFGAFESYARGYFVIDTGKYGLVGVVPVGLSTVGSVVFKDKFLKAKGPVTIKRGDELGHFLYGGSMVILIFEPGKYSSGAIKVRLGNQIGTFDTDSND, from the coding sequence ATGAAAAACAGTTTCCGTATACTCTCATTTGTATTTGCATTTACAATATTCGCTTCCATTTCAACCATATCCATTGCAGCCCAAAAGGTAGCCGTCCCTGACGATTGCCCATGTAAAAGGTCAATTACAAATCTCATCGAGGCCTACAGTAATGATAAAGTCTTTAAAGTGCTTATTGATGAGGCATTTAAAAACATGCAGCCCCTCCCGGAAGGATACATGAAAGGTGGAAATCCTTGGATCGGCAAATCATTTGCCGACCTGATTCCGTTTTTTGTGGAATGGAGTTCTTTTTTACCGGAGGCAAAAGGCAGTAGTGATAATGGGCTTAAATACATCGAACAGATGGACGTTTTTGCATATAAAAACCCATTTGGCAGAGCCGCTTTTCAAACTTCGCCGGGAGTTGAGATCTTTGACCTTTTCGTGCGTGAACGCGGTGAGTTTTTATCCAGCAAAGCTTCAACAAAGAATGTAGCCAAATGGCTCGCTGACATACGCATCGAAAAAGAAGAATATGTCCTGCCCGATCCCACAGCTGCTGACGGCGGATTTAAATCCTACAATGAATTTTTCTCCCGCAAGTTTAAAGATATCAACAAGGTTCGTCCGCAAACCATGCCGGACCGAGATTATGTAATCTCCTCACCGACCGATGCCATTATGAATCCTATTCCTGTAACAATTGTAGACGGAAGCACTCAGCTTAGGACCAAAGGTACTCAGGAACTGAATATTAAAGAGTTGCTGGCCGGTTCACGCTATTGGAATAAGTTTGTCGGCGGCACGGCTCTGTCATGCATCCTGATGCCTAACACCTACCACTATTACCATGCTCCGGTCGGCGGTAAGGTTCTCGAAACCCGCCTTGTGGATGGAGCACTGATCGGCATGGAAGATTTTCCAAAATTCGCTCCGGCTGATGGCAATGTAGGGGCTCACGGAGCAAGCTTCGGCGCGTTCGAAAGCTATGCACGCGGTTATTTTGTCATAGATACCGGGAAATACGGCCTGGTAGGAGTTGTCCCAGTAGGCCTGAGCACCGTCGGCTCAGTTGTGTTCAAGGACAAATTCCTCAAAGCGAAAGGTCCGGTAACGATCAAGCGCGGTGATGAACTGGGACACTTCCTTTACGGAGGATCTATGGTCATTTTGATTTTTGAACCCGGTAAATACAGTTCCGGTGCGATTAAAGTCCGCCTAGGAAATCAAATCGGAACATTTGATACCGACTCAAATGATTAG
- a CDS encoding TIGR03768 family metallophosphoesterase has translation MSKKDISKNTRVSLDEEHETQKSTDLTRRKFIQYSTTLLAGTILPIPLVGCGSKEPIWSDFDLPRYEIDTVVETTVERMIAFNINLSDVPPKKWKTPPMAPDGKHKGLEIKELHRVSEYERRGYGLWSYGSGLPIVPRTDFMPIGYLPPDVEKRTSLLNFFAMTDIHLTDKEAPNQFIHNQQEDSSCTNTSVYSPVMVYTPHVFDAALQTANALHEKKNYDFGISLGDVSNTAMYNELRWYIDILDGEKIRPSSGAHLGENAIDYQKPFQAAGLNKEIPFYQVLGNHDHFLIGSFPIFEDYSNLGLEDSFTDNKVWTVTDFLKADMTTFPALFNSDTLKKGNGRDRYFGGVIDGSTPNGDILHVEGPIKKGTMAPPVTADADRRPLKRTEWMEEFFTTSSKPEGHGFDRVKYSFGLPDKRPTGFACYSFVPESKSEVPIKIIVLDNTQREDDGSHDIHGHGFLDPLRWKWLKKELKEGQKNNQLMVIAAHIPICVAGIGTELEWWAGGKTKNNPFGDPTTKTQNGCTLSELVSELRNTPNLLMWIAGHRHFNTVKAIKPDDVTKPERGFWQVETSSLRDFPQQFRNFEIFFNDDDTISIDAVNVNPAVKKGTPAEMSRRYAIATQQIVQTDLLPNFANTSSIVLADIPSMDPSRPQDDKEDPSIQPPIDLSLAEKPVQYHQSYNARLSNSLTEKMVGVLRKKYGKS, from the coding sequence ATGAGCAAAAAAGATATCAGCAAGAATACCAGAGTTTCTCTCGACGAAGAGCATGAAACCCAAAAGTCTACAGATCTAACAAGACGAAAATTTATACAATACAGCACGACTCTTTTGGCTGGTACCATATTGCCGATTCCTTTAGTTGGTTGTGGTTCCAAAGAACCTATTTGGTCAGATTTTGATCTCCCAAGGTATGAGATCGATACGGTTGTAGAAACTACAGTAGAGCGGATGATCGCCTTTAATATAAACTTATCAGATGTGCCACCAAAAAAGTGGAAGACTCCTCCAATGGCTCCCGATGGGAAGCACAAGGGACTGGAAATCAAAGAACTACATAGGGTTTCAGAGTACGAAAGGCGGGGCTATGGGCTTTGGAGTTATGGTTCAGGCCTCCCAATCGTTCCCCGCACCGATTTCATGCCAATTGGTTATCTGCCGCCAGATGTCGAGAAGAGAACATCGCTACTGAATTTTTTTGCGATGACCGACATTCATCTTACCGATAAGGAGGCTCCAAACCAGTTTATTCATAATCAGCAAGAGGATTCTTCCTGTACTAATACATCCGTCTATTCCCCGGTGATGGTGTATACACCTCATGTTTTTGATGCAGCTTTGCAAACAGCTAATGCTCTTCATGAAAAGAAAAACTATGATTTTGGTATTTCTTTAGGGGATGTGAGTAATACGGCAATGTATAATGAGCTTCGGTGGTACATCGACATTCTCGATGGTGAGAAAATTAGACCAAGTTCGGGTGCCCATCTGGGAGAAAATGCAATTGACTATCAAAAGCCTTTTCAGGCAGCAGGGCTCAATAAGGAGATTCCTTTTTACCAAGTCTTAGGGAACCATGATCATTTTTTAATCGGGTCATTCCCAATATTTGAAGATTACTCAAATCTTGGTTTGGAAGATTCTTTTACGGATAATAAAGTTTGGACGGTTACTGATTTTCTCAAGGCAGATATGACGACTTTCCCCGCTCTTTTTAATTCCGATACGCTCAAGAAAGGGAATGGAAGGGACCGATATTTTGGTGGTGTCATTGATGGATCAACTCCGAATGGGGACATCCTTCACGTTGAGGGGCCGATTAAAAAGGGCACAATGGCCCCTCCGGTCACAGCAGATGCCGACCGTCGTCCTCTTAAAAGAACAGAGTGGATGGAAGAGTTTTTCACTACTTCTTCGAAGCCTGAAGGACACGGTTTTGACCGAGTTAAGTATTCTTTCGGACTCCCTGACAAAAGACCGACTGGTTTTGCCTGTTATAGCTTCGTGCCAGAATCCAAGTCCGAAGTACCCATCAAAATAATCGTATTGGATAACACGCAAAGAGAAGATGACGGCTCCCATGATATCCATGGCCACGGTTTTCTTGATCCTCTCAGGTGGAAGTGGTTAAAAAAAGAACTGAAAGAAGGACAAAAAAATAATCAGTTGATGGTTATTGCTGCCCATATCCCAATCTGTGTTGCAGGAATTGGCACTGAGCTTGAATGGTGGGCAGGTGGCAAAACAAAAAACAATCCGTTTGGTGACCCGACGACGAAAACGCAAAATGGCTGCACTCTTTCTGAGCTTGTTTCCGAGCTTAGAAATACTCCGAATCTGTTAATGTGGATAGCCGGTCATCGCCATTTTAATACCGTGAAAGCTATCAAACCCGATGATGTTACAAAGCCGGAGAGAGGCTTTTGGCAGGTTGAAACGTCATCGCTTCGAGATTTCCCTCAGCAGTTTAGGAATTTTGAGATATTCTTTAATGATGACGATACAATCTCAATTGACGCAGTTAATGTTAACCCTGCCGTTAAAAAGGGAACTCCTGCTGAGATGTCACGAAGATATGCGATTGCAACACAACAAATCGTGCAGACTGATCTGCTACCCAACTTTGCAAACACATCAAGTATTGTACTGGCGGATATCCCGTCGATGGACCCCAGTCGTCCTCAGGATGATAAAGAAGATCCATCTATTCAACCACCAATTGATTTATCGCTCGCTGAGAAGCCGGTTCAATATCACCAGTCATATAACGCACGACTCTCCAATTCATTGACTGAAAAGATGGTTGGCGTGTTGAGAAAGAAATATGGGAAGAGTTAA
- a CDS encoding AMP-binding protein, which produces MNIITLMAQLRKFKNDSELTSQRVQELSRQRFSILLEKTYHSSEFYRDFYSAHGIKPKDLPDVAPADLPILDKALVMENFDSLITDKSITRRAVEDFITQDFNPKNRFQGNAIIHTSGSTGVPGIFVYSKDEWNFIVALLTARIKHPMPKAFCRFKLAFIGATIGHFAGATLTADAPRLIYNMKQFSKPEDTEGLIRDMNEFQPDIISGYAGVIHQLALAQLDGRLKIKPKRIQSSGEALSDQMREAVDKAFNLDVVNLYACSESILLGIQKSSQDPFLLFNDWHHIEVVNEDNEVLPEGTPGSLLITPLYRSLQPLIRYRMSDTVALKTTDQPFITLDTFAGRETDALTFVDDEGKGHPLHPFKLVDFFAPGLNKFQFEQTAPNALLARITVADGYSDTKQLAEEQLLDILRKEQLEFVSSSVEVVDSIGLNPKTGKFKLILPFSE; this is translated from the coding sequence ATGAATATAATTACCCTGATGGCCCAGTTGCGAAAATTTAAAAATGATTCAGAACTTACTTCTCAAAGAGTGCAGGAGTTGTCTCGTCAACGATTTTCAATCTTGTTGGAAAAAACGTACCACTCATCTGAGTTCTACCGCGACTTTTATAGTGCCCATGGAATCAAGCCTAAGGATCTTCCTGACGTTGCCCCAGCTGATCTGCCGATACTTGACAAAGCACTGGTGATGGAGAATTTTGACTCCTTGATTACTGACAAGTCCATTACGCGCAGAGCGGTTGAGGACTTTATCACCCAGGATTTCAATCCAAAGAATCGCTTTCAAGGCAATGCAATTATTCACACATCCGGCTCTACCGGGGTCCCCGGGATATTTGTCTATTCAAAAGATGAATGGAATTTCATCGTCGCTCTTTTGACTGCACGGATTAAGCACCCGATGCCGAAAGCCTTTTGCCGATTCAAGTTGGCGTTTATCGGGGCAACCATCGGACATTTTGCCGGGGCAACACTGACCGCTGATGCGCCTCGACTCATCTACAATATGAAGCAGTTCTCCAAGCCGGAAGACACCGAAGGCTTGATACGGGATATGAACGAATTCCAGCCCGATATCATTTCAGGCTATGCAGGAGTCATCCATCAACTCGCTTTGGCTCAGCTTGATGGCCGGTTAAAAATTAAACCGAAACGGATACAATCCTCCGGGGAAGCACTCTCTGACCAGATGCGGGAGGCCGTTGACAAGGCATTCAATCTTGATGTGGTGAATTTGTACGCATGCTCGGAGTCCATTCTCTTGGGTATTCAGAAAAGCAGTCAGGACCCTTTCCTTCTTTTTAATGACTGGCACCACATTGAAGTGGTGAATGAGGACAACGAAGTTCTCCCGGAGGGCACCCCCGGCTCCCTCTTGATAACGCCACTTTATCGTTCACTCCAGCCGCTCATCCGGTACCGGATGTCTGACACCGTGGCACTCAAGACAACGGACCAACCGTTTATCACGCTTGATACATTTGCAGGCAGAGAGACAGATGCTCTCACTTTCGTTGATGACGAGGGCAAGGGGCATCCGCTTCATCCATTCAAGCTGGTTGATTTTTTTGCGCCAGGTTTGAACAAATTCCAGTTTGAACAGACCGCGCCCAACGCCTTGCTCGCCCGGATCACGGTTGCCGACGGCTATAGCGACACCAAGCAGTTGGCAGAGGAACAGCTCTTGGACATTCTCAGAAAAGAGCAGCTTGAGTTTGTGTCTTCAAGCGTCGAAGTCGTGGACTCCATAGGACTGAATCCCAAAACCGGGAAATTCAAACTCATTCTGCCGTTTTCCGAATAG
- a CDS encoding DUF3089 domain-containing protein, producing MRSNTPRTNPADAVIPRSPAYDQTNDWLVLPKNPDEHPVDVFWVYPTILNNDIQWLMDIDDLGLRQAAMETVITQASVFEGQTNIYAPAYRQTNIATLFTQGDTTLIHQTANQDVEAAFKYYLANYNNGRPFILAGHSQGSEHLVEIATRLWGTSPKHNLLVAAYTLGWSVTPGDIKKNPAIKVCKNDDQTGCFIAYNSIAPGKQSKIESLTRGKSYVVNPLTWKTDSVFASASLNQESIFFNEDGSTTSRAHFATAQVVNSALQVLAADPSIIGPTSGPYVGIYHSFDYSLFYKNIQDNVALRVKSFAKKPKARFAILSDPHYCNEKFIDEGTAFQKYLISNPKLFHESDAIMEAAVDEIIAADVDFVLIAGDMTKDGESLNHHLVAGHLNKLEKAGISTWVTTGNHDINNRDAKKYDGDSTYPVQTVTPNEFVEIYAKNGYADALDHDQESLSYVCEPVPGVKLIVIDSCIYVDILHNENPTKPVTAGRITAKTEKWIIDHIHEAKAEGAIVYGMMHHAILEHFSGQSETYADFVVQDFDNLSEKFAKAGLEIMFTGHFHATDIVTKSWSDNNGIHSLTDIETGSLASYPVPYRICTIHVDGSLDITTKKVEKIDYVKDGHSFMSAGDPTFQEYAKAYGAKGLQTLGEIVYSKQGFNAKEGKLLGNLFAESLMVHYAGDESINEEAKRHIDAAAEISEFVAQGFLALQTDLYPADNNLKSRTVFTITPNNACHKDGCKVTIKGNGLGNGDDITSVNIIGISAPIISQTNSSVTVTAEGGTLGTGDIEIKSKSKGVTKIKGAFTYTDCKSVRAFSTPVISAPVVE from the coding sequence ATGAGATCCAATACGCCGCGAACAAATCCAGCTGATGCGGTTATTCCGCGCAGTCCTGCCTACGACCAAACGAACGACTGGCTGGTTTTGCCGAAAAATCCAGATGAGCACCCTGTTGATGTTTTTTGGGTGTATCCAACCATATTGAACAATGACATACAGTGGTTAATGGATATTGACGATCTAGGTTTGCGCCAAGCTGCTATGGAGACTGTCATCACGCAAGCGAGCGTTTTTGAAGGGCAGACCAATATTTATGCTCCCGCGTATCGGCAAACGAATATTGCAACGCTGTTTACTCAAGGCGACACCACACTCATTCATCAAACGGCAAATCAGGATGTTGAAGCTGCGTTCAAATATTACCTTGCTAATTACAACAATGGGCGTCCGTTCATTTTGGCAGGTCACAGTCAAGGATCTGAACACCTTGTGGAGATTGCGACAAGACTATGGGGAACATCTCCGAAACATAACCTGCTTGTCGCGGCGTATACACTCGGTTGGTCTGTAACACCGGGAGACATAAAAAAGAACCCGGCAATCAAGGTGTGTAAAAATGACGATCAAACGGGTTGTTTCATAGCCTACAACAGCATCGCCCCCGGCAAACAGTCAAAGATAGAATCTTTGACCAGGGGAAAGAGCTACGTGGTCAATCCGCTTACATGGAAGACCGACAGTGTCTTTGCTTCAGCCTCGCTGAACCAGGAGTCGATTTTTTTCAACGAGGATGGCTCAACGACGAGTCGCGCACATTTCGCGACGGCTCAAGTTGTGAATAGTGCCCTTCAGGTTCTTGCCGCAGATCCTTCGATAATTGGGCCGACAAGCGGTCCGTATGTCGGGATTTATCATTCGTTCGACTACTCTCTGTTTTATAAAAACATCCAAGATAACGTCGCGTTGCGTGTCAAGAGCTTTGCGAAAAAGCCCAAGGCCCGATTCGCTATCTTATCTGACCCGCATTACTGCAATGAGAAATTTATTGATGAAGGAACAGCTTTCCAAAAGTATTTGATAAGCAACCCTAAATTGTTCCATGAATCCGATGCGATCATGGAGGCGGCGGTTGATGAAATTATTGCAGCCGATGTCGATTTCGTACTTATTGCCGGTGATATGACTAAAGATGGCGAATCGCTGAATCATCATTTGGTGGCCGGTCATTTAAATAAATTGGAAAAGGCTGGAATCAGCACGTGGGTTACGACCGGCAACCATGATATTAATAACCGGGATGCCAAAAAATATGACGGAGACTCGACCTATCCCGTTCAAACAGTGACGCCTAATGAATTTGTCGAAATTTATGCAAAGAATGGGTATGCCGACGCTCTCGATCACGATCAAGAATCATTGTCTTACGTATGCGAACCGGTTCCCGGGGTAAAACTCATCGTCATTGATTCATGTATCTATGTCGATATTCTGCATAATGAGAACCCGACAAAACCGGTGACTGCCGGAAGAATCACTGCCAAAACGGAAAAGTGGATTATAGATCATATACACGAAGCCAAAGCAGAAGGAGCAATTGTTTATGGCATGATGCATCATGCCATCCTTGAGCATTTCTCTGGACAGAGTGAAACCTATGCAGACTTTGTGGTTCAGGATTTTGACAACCTATCTGAAAAATTTGCCAAAGCTGGTCTTGAGATAATGTTCACGGGCCACTTTCATGCAACTGATATTGTGACAAAATCATGGTCTGACAATAACGGAATTCATAGCCTGACAGACATTGAAACGGGCTCACTGGCCTCATATCCTGTGCCTTACAGAATTTGCACTATTCATGTAGATGGATCGTTAGACATCACTACGAAGAAAGTTGAAAAAATTGACTATGTAAAAGACGGTCACAGTTTCATGAGCGCGGGAGATCCGACCTTTCAAGAATATGCAAAAGCCTATGGAGCCAAGGGACTGCAAACGTTGGGAGAAATCGTCTACTCAAAACAAGGATTTAACGCGAAAGAAGGTAAATTACTTGGAAATCTTTTTGCCGAATCACTGATGGTTCACTATGCAGGAGATGAAAGTATCAATGAAGAAGCCAAACGTCATATTGATGCGGCTGCAGAGATTTCAGAATTTGTAGCGCAGGGTTTCTTGGCACTTCAGACAGATTTATATCCTGCTGATAATAACTTAAAGTCTCGAACCGTTTTTACCATTACGCCTAATAACGCATGCCACAAAGATGGTTGTAAAGTGACGATCAAAGGCAATGGTCTGGGCAATGGGGACGATATTACGAGTGTAAATATTATTGGAATTTCTGCTCCCATCATTAGTCAAACCAACAGTTCCGTTACGGTAACCGCAGAGGGGGGCACTCTTGGAACCGGTGATATTGAGATCAAATCAAAGAGCAAAGGAGTGACGAAGATAAAGGGAGCTTTTACGTATACAGATTGCAAATCAGTGAGAGCCTTTTCTACTCCTGTTATCTCGGCTCCAGTAGTAGAATAA